TTTCAGCCTTGAGGGTCTCCATATCAAGAAGTGCAACCACCTCTTCTGGCAGCATGACTTTGAAAAAATCCACGGCATTGCTTTTTTTGCCAAGGATCCTCTTTGCCAGAGCATCATGGGGGTTGCTCTTCAGGAGGTCTTCCAGATAGGTATCCTGATCTTTATTGTCCTGCTTTTTCTTTTTCATGGAAGGCAGAATAGCAGGAGCTTTGGGGGATGAAAAGAGGGGGCTGTGTAAAATTTCTGTTTCATGTGAAAGCCATGAAAATTCTTGTAAGGCAAAGGGGTGTTAAGATCTGGAACCTTGACACAGGCAGGGGCACTTCCGTTCTTGAAATGATCTGCTCCTTTGAAGCCGCCTCCGGTAAGGGTGTTCCTTTTTCMATTGTTCCCCGCCGAAAAGGGGATATTGCCGCCTGCTGGGCCGATCCTTCSAAAGCCCTGCAGGAGCTTGGCTGGCAAACYTCCCGAAGCCTTGAACATATGATGCAGGATGCCTGGYGATGGCAGAGTCAAAATCCTTGTGGGTATATCGGTGGCTGAGGCTCTCGAAGCCCATTTYCCAMTCCTGCCTTTTAGTTTGTAGGTACAGAACAAGGACTAATGTTTGGTTGTATTATCGCCTATGAGAAGATCCAGGCCCTTGTCACCGGCAGCAAGAATCTCTCTGACCTTTTCAGGGGTAAGTCTGGTAGCTCTGGCAATATCCTCCGGTTTCATATGGAATTCACGGAGACTCATTATTGTTTCATACTTTTCCCGCATCAGTCCTTTCTGCTCTCCTAGTTTCAGGCCTCTTTGTT
This portion of the Desulfobotulus mexicanus genome encodes:
- a CDS encoding GDP-mannose 4,6-dehydratase; the protein is MKRGGCVKFLFHVKAMKILVRQRGVKIWNLDTGRGTSVLEMICSFEAASGKGVPFSIVPRRKGDIAACWADPSKALQELGWQTSRSLEHMMQDAWXWQSQNPCGYIGG